A single window of Ischnura elegans chromosome 8, ioIscEleg1.1, whole genome shotgun sequence DNA harbors:
- the LOC124164067 gene encoding U5 small nuclear ribonucleoprotein 40 kDa protein — MPIMEVKRKADDMAVVPVPKRPRNELSAVDDTSEAETGPRTSSLMAPIMLLEGHQGEIYTAEFHPEGQYLASSGFDRQIYIWNTYGECENVSAMSGHTGAITELHFSTDGSSIYTASTDKMLGIWDIEAGVRVKKLKGHTSFVNSCHPTRRGVPLVVSGSDDCSVRVWDPRQRSGGGSSSAITLNAAYQVTAVSFNDTAEQVFSGGIDNDVKVWDLRKTGGSQPVPLMRLRGHSDTVTGLALSPDGSYALSNAMDSTLRIWDVRPFAPPERCVKILAGHHHNFEKNLLRCAWSPDGSQVSAGSADRFLYIWDTTSRRVLYKLPGHKGSVNDVHFHPKEPIILSASSDKNIFLGEIE, encoded by the exons ATGCCGATAATGGAGGTAAAAAGAAAAGCTGACGATATGGCTGTTGTGCCAGTGCCCAAGAGACCTAGAAACGAGTTGTCTGCGGTGGATGATACGAGTGAAGCGGAAACA GGACCTCGAACTTCTAGCCTTATGGCCCCTATTATGCTCCTGGAAGGACATCAAGGAGAAATTTACACAGCCGAATTTCATCCGGAAGGGCAGTATTTAGCATCATCGGGATTTGATCGTCAAATAT ACATTTGGAATACTTATGGCGAGTGCGAGAACGTATCTGCAATGAGTGGACATACAGGTGCTATAACCGAACTGCATTTCAGTACAGATGGAAGTTCCATTTACACTGCTAGCACTGACAAAATGTTGGGTATATGGGACATTGAGGCTGGggtgagagtgaaaaaattgaaag GCCACACTTCCTTTGTGAACTCCTGTCATCCCACAAGAAGAGGTGTACCTTTAGTAGTCAGTGGGTCAGATGATTGTAGTGTAAGAGTTTGGGATCCCAGACAGCGTAGTGGTGGTGGATCATCTTCTGCTATTACACTAAATGCTGCATACCAAGTTACAGCAGTATCATTCAATGATACTGCAGAGCAGGTGTTTTCTGGAGGCATTGATAACGATGTAAAG GTGTGGGATTTGAGAAAAACTGGAGGTAGTCAGCCAGTACCACTAATGCGCCTTCGTGGACATTCCGACACTGTTACTGGCTTGGCATTGTCTCCAGATGGTTCCTATGCCCTTTCTAATGCCATGGATTCTACCCTAAGGATATGGGATGTGAGGCCATTTGCTCCACCAGAGCGTTGTGTGAAAATACTTGCTGGTCATCACCATAACTTTGAGAAG AATCTGCTGAGATGTGCATGGTCTCCGGATGGGTCCCAAGTATCTGCTGGCTCAGCTGACCGATTCCTCTACATTTGGGACACTACATCCCGCCGAGTGCTGTACAAACTTCCAGGACACAAGGGAAGTGTAAATGATGTCCATTTCCATCCTAAGGAACCAATCa TACTCTCAGCATCTAGcgacaaaaatatatttctgggtGAAATTGAGTGA
- the LOC124164574 gene encoding esterase OVCA2 has product MLRILCIHGYRQNASIFREKTGSLRKMLKKIAEMVYITAPLQVSEDDFRNESGTVVDGRGWWFSGPNSYFKALDASDFCFGLEESIKIVEKAFKEEGPFDGILAFSQGAAFLAILCAMQQRKELQFNFNFAILIAGFKSRCSLHDIYYHETISLPTLHVYGETDAVIGKDMSVDLLLNFKNPAIICHGGGHYVPATGAQKQSYLEFLQARVDEKELHRKPSPNDEEDKS; this is encoded by the exons ATGTTGCGG ATTCTATGCATTCATGGGTATCGTCAAAATGCATCCATCTTCAGAGAAAAGACTGGCAGTCTGAGGAAAATGCTGAAAAAGATTGCCGAGATGGTGTACATAACAGCCCCCCTACAAGTGTCCGAAGACGATTTCCGCAACGAGAGTGGAACTGTCGTTG ATGGACGAGGGTGGTGGTTTTCTGGACCAAATAGTTACTTCAAAGCCCTTGATGCATCTGATTTCTGCTTTGGATTAGAAGAAAGCATAAAAATAGTGGAGAAAGCTTTCAAGGAAGAAGGGCCTTTTGATGGAATTTTAGCATTCTCTCAAGGTGCAGCATTTTTGGCCATCTTATGTGCAATGCAGCAAAGGAAAG AACTACAATTCAACTTTAACTTTGCAATTTTGATTGCTGGCTTCAAGTCACGTTGTTCACTGCATGACATATATTACCATGAGACTATTTCTCTCCCTACACTGCATGTTTATGGTGAAACAGATGCTGTGATTGGTAAAG ATATGAGTGTAGATCTCCTCCTCAACTTTAAGAATCCAGCTATTATATGTCATGGGGGTGGTCATTATGTTCCAGCAACTGGAGCTCAGAAGCAGTCATATTTGGAATTTCTCCAAGCTAGAGTTGATGAAAAAGAGCTACATAGGAAGCCATCTCCAAATGATGAGGAAGATAAGTCTTGA
- the LOC124164575 gene encoding elongin-B: MDVFLMIRRKKMTIFTDTKETTSVHELKKIIEGILKFPPENQQLFNKDNVLMEDYKTLQDYGLTSVSAKAQCPAAVGLAIRQDNGEFEPLELTPFSSPPDLPDVMKAPESNGQEQTS, encoded by the exons ATG GACGTTTTCCTGATGATAAGGAGGAAGAAGATGACCATTTTCACTGATACTAAAGAGACCACGTCCGTGCatgagctgaaaaaaattattgagg GTATCCTGAAGTTCCCTCCTGAGAACCAACAACTTTTCAATAAGGATAATGTATTAATGGAGGACTACAAGACCTTACAAGATTACGGCCTCACGTCTGTTTCAGCTAAAGCACAGTGTCCAGCCGCTGTTGGACTTGCTATTcg ccAGGACAATGGAGAGTTTGAACCATTGGAATTGACCCCATTTTCATCACCACCTGATCTGCCAGATGTCATGAAAGCCCCTGAAAGCAATGGCCAGGAGCAGACatcatga
- the LOC124164573 gene encoding transmembrane protein 241-like, with protein MRLPAFEGFPLKILEYQNIIGAYVDEIVHVILFTTTIFVNKYVLSILKFTYPTVFQGWQTLVGVVILKFLTWKGKPKLVVTPLDKNGTISILPHVIFYVGSIVAGSKALSSLPIPVFLSACNLAPASIFLLDSLPQPLCKVSSITLIPAFLTLMASACVLFLCDAEFPNDPNGGDSPYFWMLVHVVLLTAQSLHDRVVDPRFSQMDLLFYANLFGVVILAPASLYLQEAFLALQFRHRRQLHFLVGCLLSGVLGLLLRIRTAAASSTSDSSSLHATSLKEKPGEEDCIRKAKPVRGAIAGLFASIVGFLVFPGLIPENGVLLAAGVSLVAALFIPPIDLSRDDASSLGGQEPWWETEERASSASKSQPGELHVV; from the exons atgcgATTACCGGCGTTTGAAggatttcctttaaaaatattagaGTACCAAAACATCATTGGTGCATACGTTGACGAAATTGTTCATGTCATTCTTTTCACGACAACCATATTCGTCAATAAG TACGTCctatcaattttgaaatttacgTATCCCACCGTCTTCCAAGGGTGGCAAACTTTGGTTGGTGTTGTGATACTGAAGTTCCTCACCTGGAAAGGCAAGCCGAAGTTAGTTGTGACACCATTGGACAAAAATGGCACCATCAGCATTCTTCCTCACGTTATATTCTACGTGGGGAGCATTGTCGCTGGCTCTAAAGCATTATCGTCGCTT CCCATACCTGTGTTTCTGTCGGCATGCAACCTAGCACCTGCATCCATCTTCCTGTTGGACAGTCTTCCTCAGCCCCTGTGCAAAGTTTCGTCAATCACCCTAATACCAGCATTTTTAACGCTGATGGCCTCAGCATGTGTTCTGTTCCTATGCGATGCCGAGTTCCCAAAT GACCCCAATGGAGGTGATTCCCCATACTTTTGGATGCTGGTTCATGTTGTTCTACTCACTGCCCAAAGTCTGCATGACCGTGTAGTTGATCCTAGGTTTTCCCAAATGGACTTACTGTTTTATGCCAATTTATTTGG GGTTGTGATTCTAGCACCTGCTAGCTTGTACCTGCAAGAAGCCTTTCTTGCCTTGCAATTTCGTCACCGTCGCCAATTACATTTCCTCGTAGGATGTCTTCTTAGTGGTGTTCTTGGCCTTCTTTTAAGAATACGTACGGCAGCTGCCAGCTCAACTTCAGATTCATCATCTTTGCATGCAACTTCATTGAA GGAGAAGCCGGGCGAGGAGGATTGCATCCGGAAAGCGAAACCAGTCCGAGGTGCCATTGCTGGTCTATTTGCCTCCATCGTGGGCTTTTTGGTATTTCCGGGGCTCATCCCTGAGAATGGGGTACTTTTGGCAGCTGGGGTCAGCCTCGTAGCAGCCCTCTTCATTCCCCCCATTGATCTCTCGAGGGACGACGCTAGCAGTTTAGGGGGTCAGGAGCCGTGGTGGGAGACGGAAGAAAGAGCCAGTAGTGCATCCAAGTCACAGCCTGGTGAATTGCATGTTGTTTAG